The Campylobacter concisus genome includes a region encoding these proteins:
- a CDS encoding KpsF/GutQ family sugar-phosphate isomerase, producing the protein MQTINQIAAEVLKIEANELLRHAKNLKIEDAVNLIYNAKGKVIVTGVGKSGHIGAKIAATLASTGTPSFFLHPTEAMHGDLGMIEKDDVLLAISFSGESDELIKILPHVKRFGVKIVAMARSKTSSLGKFSDAFIGIDVEKEACPLNAAPTASTTLTLALGDALAVCLMQKRGFKKEDFANFHPGGSLGKRLFLKVKDVMRSENLPIVRWNASLKKAIDTMTHGKLGTVLIVDKDGVLDAILSDGDLRRALMREDFDLDEPAMKFATLHPKEINDKEMLAVDALALIEKYKIQLLAVVENGVPVGVLHIHDLANLGL; encoded by the coding sequence ATGCAGACAATCAACCAAATCGCAGCCGAAGTTTTAAAGATAGAAGCAAACGAGCTTTTAAGACATGCTAAAAACTTAAAGATAGAAGATGCTGTAAATTTGATATATAACGCAAAAGGCAAGGTCATAGTAACAGGCGTAGGCAAGAGCGGTCACATAGGCGCAAAGATCGCTGCCACGCTTGCAAGTACTGGTACGCCAAGCTTTTTCTTGCATCCAACAGAGGCTATGCACGGCGACCTTGGCATGATAGAAAAGGATGATGTTTTGTTAGCCATTAGCTTTAGTGGCGAGAGCGATGAGCTTATCAAAATTTTGCCTCACGTAAAGCGCTTTGGCGTAAAGATCGTCGCAATGGCAAGGAGCAAAACAAGCTCACTTGGTAAATTTAGCGATGCATTTATTGGCATTGACGTAGAGAAAGAGGCGTGCCCACTAAATGCCGCTCCAACAGCATCAACCACGCTAACGTTAGCTCTTGGCGATGCGTTGGCTGTTTGTTTGATGCAAAAGCGAGGCTTTAAAAAAGAGGACTTTGCAAATTTTCATCCAGGTGGTAGCCTTGGCAAGAGGCTATTTTTAAAGGTCAAAGATGTGATGAGAAGCGAAAATTTACCGATAGTTCGCTGGAATGCGAGCCTAAAAAAAGCAATCGATACTATGACACACGGTAAACTTGGCACGGTCCTAATCGTCGATAAAGATGGTGTGTTAGATGCTATTTTAAGCGACGGCGATCTTAGACGTGCACTTATGCGAGAAGACTTTGATCTAGACGAGCCAGCAATGAAATTTGCAACCTTGCATCCAAAAGAGATAAACGATAAGGAAATGTTAGCTGTAGATGCGTTAGCCCTCATAGAAAAATATAAAATTCAGCTTCTAGCCGTCGTAGAAAACGGCGTGCCTGTGGGTGTTTTACACATCCATGACCTTGCAAATTTAGGACTATAA
- a CDS encoding ABC transporter ATP-binding protein, which produces MINIRGVSLVYNQNKQNEFCALKNINLDINDSELVILKGISGSGKSTLLSLIALLQKPTSGEILIDGTNIAKLPDAFCSELRHKRLGLVFQNFNLIEGLSVYENLLAPFALTNFKANVRDEMIKKALSLANIAHKKDENVSNLSGGERQRCAVARALSMDADIILADEPTANLDRQNARAFLGLLESFKALKKSVIVATHDSIFDELSATDMVVSLQNGEIV; this is translated from the coding sequence ATGATAAATATAAGAGGTGTTAGCCTAGTTTATAACCAAAACAAACAAAATGAGTTTTGTGCTTTAAAAAATATAAATTTAGATATTAATGACAGCGAGCTAGTGATACTAAAAGGCATTAGTGGAAGCGGTAAAAGTACCTTGCTTTCGCTTATCGCCCTACTTCAAAAGCCAACTAGTGGAGAAATCTTGATAGATGGCACTAACATCGCGAAGCTACCTGATGCCTTTTGTTCTGAACTTAGACACAAAAGGCTTGGACTTGTCTTTCAAAATTTTAACCTCATTGAGGGGCTAAGTGTATATGAAAATTTACTAGCTCCATTTGCTCTAACAAATTTCAAGGCAAATGTGCGAGATGAGATGATAAAAAAGGCTCTAAGCCTCGCAAATATCGCTCATAAAAAAGATGAGAACGTATCAAATTTAAGTGGTGGCGAGCGTCAAAGATGCGCGGTAGCTAGAGCTTTATCTATGGATGCTGATATCATCTTGGCTGATGAGCCAACGGCAAACTTAGATAGACAAAATGCACGTGCATTTTTGGGCTTACTAGAGTCTTTTAAAGCTCTAAAAAAGAGTGTTATTGTCGCTACTCACGATAGCATTTTTGATGAGCTAAGTGCAACAGATATGGTTGTCAGCTTGCAAAACGGAGAGATAGTATGA
- a CDS encoding 4Fe-4S dicluster domain-containing protein produces MQNQKNRRAFLKSMVVVAAGAGAASSGFAFKSEESVKKPHFGMIFDQNKCVGCTDCEIACRKVNLVPKGQMRLFIEDKTNPKNLLDKRFVRVSCQQCVDAPCVAVCPTKACHKDEKTGIQTTNIDDCIACKYCIVACPYDVRYIDKVTHSAQSCNFCVDTNLKDEKEPACVEACRYEAIVFGDLNDENSHINKLLAVKDSIRLRAELGTKPSLRYIPKVKMGV; encoded by the coding sequence ATGCAAAATCAAAAAAATAGAAGAGCCTTTTTAAAAAGCATGGTAGTTGTGGCTGCTGGTGCTGGTGCGGCAAGTAGTGGTTTTGCTTTTAAGAGTGAAGAAAGTGTAAAAAAACCACACTTTGGTATGATATTTGACCAAAATAAATGTGTTGGCTGTACAGACTGCGAGATAGCTTGCAGAAAGGTAAATTTAGTCCCAAAAGGACAGATGAGACTTTTTATAGAAGATAAGACTAATCCTAAAAATTTACTAGATAAAAGATTTGTAAGAGTATCTTGTCAGCAGTGCGTCGATGCGCCTTGCGTAGCTGTTTGTCCGACCAAGGCTTGCCATAAAGACGAAAAAACTGGCATACAAACTACAAACATAGATGATTGTATCGCCTGTAAATACTGCATCGTAGCCTGTCCATATGACGTGAGATATATCGATAAGGTTACGCATTCAGCTCAAAGCTGTAACTTTTGCGTAGATACAAATTTAAAGGACGAAAAAGAGCCAGCTTGTGTAGAAGCTTGTAGATACGAGGCGATCGTCTTTGGTGATCTTAACGATGAAAATTCGCACATCAACAAGCTACTAGCCGTAAAAGACAGCATAAGGCTAAGAGCAGAGCTTGGCACAAAACCAAGTCTTAGATATATTCCTAAAGTAAAAATGGGGGTGTAA
- a CDS encoding Sel1 repeat protein, with protein MDCCFDLGAFYLKDKGTKQNYHIAKKYFYKACELGLQPGCDIYKKLNEKGL; from the coding sequence ATTGATTGTTGTTTTGATTTAGGAGCTTTTTACCTAAAAGACAAAGGCACAAAACAAAACTACCACATAGCAAAAAAATATTTTTATAAGGCTTGCGAATTAGGGCTTCAACCAGGGTGTGACATTTATAAAAAGCTAAACGAAAAAGGCCTTTAA
- a CDS encoding pseudouridine synthase → MEKTRLNKFISHNTNYSRREADELIKAGKVSIAGRVVSDLATSVDEDDKVRINGRLIKLKKEFTVIVYHKQKGELVSKKDDRGRKTIYDTLDKKFAKFVSVGRLDYASEGLLLLTDAPAIATALMNSDLEREYYLKVKGEVTKEVIEAMTNGFFAKDATKGAHAKTTIKSMEFKPFLAYKVFGSSGGYTKLKVIINEGQNRELRRFFGYFDLEVMDLKRVSFGRVSLDMLKPGKWRYFENSEYEDLRDFLKVNNVRY, encoded by the coding sequence ATGGAAAAAACAAGACTAAATAAATTTATCTCACATAACACAAACTACTCACGCCGTGAGGCAGATGAGCTGATAAAAGCTGGTAAGGTTAGTATAGCAGGACGTGTGGTTAGCGACCTTGCCACAAGCGTAGATGAAGATGACAAAGTACGTATAAATGGTCGTTTGATAAAGCTAAAAAAGGAATTTACTGTTATCGTCTATCATAAACAAAAGGGTGAACTAGTTAGCAAAAAAGACGACCGCGGACGAAAGACGATCTACGACACATTAGATAAGAAATTTGCAAAATTTGTTAGCGTAGGGCGCTTAGACTATGCAAGTGAGGGACTGCTTTTACTAACTGACGCTCCAGCGATCGCCACAGCGCTCATGAATAGCGACTTAGAGCGCGAATACTATCTAAAAGTAAAAGGCGAGGTAACAAAAGAGGTTATTGAGGCCATGACAAATGGCTTTTTTGCCAAGGACGCCACCAAAGGCGCTCATGCAAAAACCACTATAAAATCAATGGAATTTAAGCCATTTCTAGCCTATAAAGTCTTTGGCTCAAGTGGCGGCTATACAAAACTAAAGGTCATCATCAACGAGGGGCAAAACAGGGAGCTTCGCCGCTTCTTTGGATACTTTGACCTTGAAGTGATGGATCTAAAAAGGGTTAGTTTTGGGCGTGTTAGCCTTGATATGCTAAAGCCTGGCAAATGGCGCTACTTTGAAAATAGCGAATACGAAGACCTAAGGGACTTTTTAAAGGTTAATAACGTTAGATACTAA
- a CDS encoding nitrous oxide reductase accessory protein NosL, which produces MILRSILGSALLATILFGASANEQSVKMKPMFQSVDPSKATLVGNGEGKEYCAVCGMNLVKFYKTNHVYNGKQVASLHCLYELTEGKIPSDAQVVDTKNLNLIDVNKAFYVVGSSVKGTMTRNSKYAFSTEADAKEFQAENGGEIMNFAKAYEIAGQDFEGDNKMIKAKREDGVYAHGKEFYEANCAKTDAKSFKAISELKAHLKKVCDAKEANKAPEYDKHLQAAALYLWDAPANLGTSNQASKPKQEIKKPERIVVPKGARCAVCGMLVKNSPWATLIKADGKDYYFDGVKDMAQFYFADGKMKDAYVSDYYTLEKLDAKDAFYVHGSNVYGPMGDEFIPFKDEAKAESFLKDHAGKGVIRFDEIKNFIGK; this is translated from the coding sequence ATGATTTTACGTTCTATCTTGGGTTCAGCACTGCTAGCAACCATACTTTTTGGTGCTTCGGCGAATGAACAATCTGTCAAAATGAAACCGATGTTTCAAAGCGTGGATCCTAGCAAGGCTACACTAGTAGGAAATGGCGAGGGTAAGGAGTACTGCGCCGTTTGTGGAATGAATTTGGTTAAATTTTATAAGACCAATCACGTATATAACGGCAAGCAAGTAGCATCACTTCACTGCTTATACGAGCTAACAGAAGGTAAGATCCCAAGCGATGCACAAGTTGTGGATACTAAAAATCTAAATTTAATCGATGTAAACAAGGCATTTTACGTAGTTGGTAGTAGCGTCAAAGGCACAATGACTAGAAATAGCAAATACGCCTTTTCAACCGAGGCTGACGCAAAAGAATTTCAAGCAGAAAATGGCGGCGAGATAATGAACTTTGCTAAAGCTTACGAGATTGCTGGACAGGATTTTGAAGGCGATAATAAAATGATAAAAGCTAAACGTGAGGACGGCGTTTATGCACATGGTAAAGAATTTTATGAAGCAAACTGCGCTAAAACGGACGCCAAAAGCTTCAAAGCCATCTCTGAGCTAAAAGCTCATCTCAAAAAAGTATGCGACGCAAAAGAGGCTAACAAAGCTCCAGAGTACGACAAGCACTTGCAAGCCGCTGCTCTTTATCTATGGGACGCTCCAGCAAATTTAGGTACTAGCAATCAAGCCTCAAAACCTAAACAAGAAATAAAAAAACCTGAGAGAATAGTCGTACCAAAGGGTGCAAGATGTGCGGTATGCGGCATGCTCGTCAAAAATTCTCCATGGGCGACACTCATCAAAGCAGATGGCAAAGATTATTATTTTGATGGTGTAAAGGATATGGCACAATTTTACTTTGCGGATGGCAAAATGAAAGATGCTTATGTGAGTGATTATTACACGCTAGAAAAGCTTGATGCAAAAGATGCGTTTTATGTTCATGGCTCAAACGTTTACGGACCAATGGGCGATGAATTTATCCCATTTAAAGACGAAGCAAAGGCAGAGAGCTTTTTAAAAGATCATGCTGGCAAAGGTGTCATAAGATTTGACGAGATAAAGAATTTTATCGGTAAATAG
- the nrfD gene encoding NrfD/PsrC family molybdoenzyme membrane anchor subunit: MDGALNFTATFSHGVEWGWPIAVYLLLAGMSGGALIAAILLKHYKKQESFSPFFKAASLLAFVSIMLGMVCLIADLEKPLLFWKILINYNFTSVMSIGVAGLCVFIPLSFLMCLYAFNDEISNFLAKSLKSFSALFALIMKILIPLYPFLSRICLIFAVIICAYTGFLISVLIRFPLLNTAVLPALFIASGLSAGISGSSLVAAALFKEDPHSSDLHSLHSVEFSVLGAEILLILMLFVSLLLGSSYQQNAAVAFYSGVWANFFWLGVVLVGFIVPFVLNFAFGKKVASLKFSFYISSLAAVIGVLLLRVFILYAGQTYSI; the protein is encoded by the coding sequence ATGGATGGTGCATTAAATTTTACTGCAACATTTTCGCATGGAGTAGAGTGGGGCTGGCCGATCGCTGTTTATCTTTTGCTAGCTGGTATGAGTGGTGGAGCGCTAATCGCTGCCATACTTTTAAAACACTATAAAAAGCAAGAGAGCTTTAGTCCATTTTTCAAGGCTGCTTCGCTTTTAGCATTTGTTAGCATCATGCTTGGTATGGTTTGCTTGATAGCTGATCTTGAAAAGCCGCTTTTATTTTGGAAAATTTTGATTAATTATAATTTCACATCAGTTATGTCTATCGGTGTTGCTGGACTTTGTGTATTTATACCGCTTAGCTTTTTGATGTGCCTTTATGCATTTAATGATGAGATTTCAAATTTCTTAGCCAAAAGTTTAAAATCCTTTAGCGCTCTTTTTGCACTAATAATGAAAATTTTAATACCGCTTTATCCATTTTTAAGTCGTATTTGTCTTATTTTTGCTGTAATAATTTGCGCTTATACTGGGTTTTTGATCTCAGTTTTGATTAGATTTCCACTCTTAAACACAGCTGTGCTTCCAGCTTTATTTATAGCTTCAGGACTAAGTGCTGGTATAAGTGGCAGTAGCTTGGTCGCAGCAGCTTTATTTAAAGAAGATCCGCACTCAAGCGACCTTCATTCGCTTCATAGCGTAGAATTTAGTGTTTTGGGAGCTGAAATTTTACTCATTTTAATGCTTTTTGTATCGCTTTTACTTGGTTCAAGTTATCAGCAAAATGCAGCTGTTGCTTTTTATAGTGGCGTTTGGGCAAATTTCTTTTGGCTTGGTGTTGTGCTGGTTGGCTTTATTGTGCCTTTTGTTTTAAATTTTGCATTTGGTAAAAAAGTAGCTAGTCTAAAATTTAGCTTTTATATCAGTTCATTAGCGGCTGTTATTGGTGTTTTACTGCTTAGGGTGTTTATACTTTATGCGGGACAAACTTATAGCATTTAA
- a CDS encoding ABC transporter permease, which yields MIGKNFINYAVVLLFKDRKDHLFSFCLFALIIFVLSSVLFISGSIQHDLINLVKDRSSIVVSAFRAGKNDLMHPGYIYDISKIDGVSDVRGVVDGEYYFVQKRVWFHLYEDDSLKEDEMIVGEGVKAAMNELYYDESFNFLTEERMIPVKILKTMPAQSGLISNNAIFLHPNTLRAILNLKDEEYTKLYVEVPNTDEISEVALKIENLYPNSFALSIEDEVAKVRHLYYYKGGIFMSIYVSVMLIFFVLLKNQISLAYGSKKREIAILRSIGFCIKDIIFLKFIQNFIVSVSAFLLGVMLAYLFVFVLNAPLLKGIFLGDELLNFTNFTPILEFDKLFLIFVFGVIPFLAFVLIPSWRVASSDINEGLK from the coding sequence ATGATAGGTAAAAATTTTATAAACTATGCTGTGGTTCTGCTTTTTAAAGATAGGAAAGATCACCTTTTTAGCTTTTGCCTCTTTGCATTGATTATTTTTGTGCTAAGCTCGGTACTTTTCATCTCTGGATCGATCCAACATGATCTTATAAATTTAGTAAAAGATAGATCAAGTATCGTAGTGAGCGCGTTTCGTGCTGGCAAAAATGATCTCATGCACCCTGGCTATATCTACGATATCTCGAAGATCGATGGCGTAAGTGATGTAAGGGGCGTGGTTGATGGAGAGTACTACTTCGTTCAAAAGCGTGTTTGGTTTCATCTATATGAAGATGATAGCTTAAAAGAAGATGAGATGATCGTCGGAGAAGGTGTCAAGGCAGCGATGAATGAGCTTTACTACGACGAGAGCTTTAATTTTCTAACTGAAGAGCGCATGATACCAGTAAAGATATTAAAGACCATGCCGGCACAAAGTGGTTTAATCTCAAATAACGCTATATTTTTGCATCCAAATACGCTAAGGGCTATCTTAAATTTAAAAGATGAAGAGTATACAAAGCTCTATGTTGAGGTGCCAAACACCGATGAAATCAGTGAAGTAGCTTTAAAGATAGAGAATTTATACCCAAATTCTTTCGCCCTTAGTATAGAAGATGAGGTGGCTAAGGTTAGGCACCTTTACTATTATAAGGGTGGAATTTTTATGAGCATTTATGTTAGCGTCATGCTTATATTCTTTGTCTTGCTTAAAAACCAAATTTCACTCGCCTATGGTAGTAAAAAGCGTGAAATAGCTATTTTAAGAAGCATTGGTTTTTGTATAAAAGACATTATATTTTTAAAATTTATACAAAATTTCATTGTGAGTGTTAGTGCTTTTTTACTCGGTGTTATGCTGGCTTATCTCTTTGTTTTTGTATTAAACGCTCCACTTTTAAAAGGGATATTTTTAGGTGATGAGCTTTTAAATTTTACAAATTTCACGCCTATTTTAGAGTTTGATAAGCTCTTTTTGATCTTTGTTTTTGGTGTGATACCATTTTTGGCGTTTGTACTCATACCTTCATGGAGAGTAGCAAGTAGTGACATAAATGAGGGGCTAAAATGA
- the ccsA gene encoding cytochrome c biogenesis protein yields MRILNIYRLSLILLFILAFGAGLATFLENFYDTQTARVLVYEALWYECVMLACTICLAISIVKTKMYKKFGAFLIHLAFIVIFIGAALTRYFGEEGVMHLRTLQSSNVMQSVKPYLIVEMLGENFSYPLKLSLFGKNDFEFKNFIDGKEFIINLLGYKKDEKNAPATLSLEISFNGEKKSVKLKGGAGYELEPSVLSFGGQEVKFYFSSKALNLPFSLKLDEFILERYAGLNTPSSYTSKVSIAGSKYDISLNNPLTIDGYKIFQSSYDPDELGSAFEISRDPGKIPTYIGYFLLCVGFAANLFSKNSRFFRLLNFIKGSQIAFLAVLLLSATPNFANENNKNLDAHASKFAKILTQADSRIAPAGSYSRAVISKISTKTTLFGLSSEELMLSFAISPKEWMGKRIVKITSERVGELLGVNEKFASFNDVFNENGEYKLAKFVEAANEKSASKRDKFDNDVIKFDERLNVLYLALKGEILKFIPAKNGDKLTWLGVNEAFGSGEISSELKSILGAYIENLSLCVKSGECKEADRSLEKISSYQRSILGSLAPSEAKVELEVLYNQMEIFKFLIYFYMILGLVSLALGFYRLFAGKKFRFEKALSLAFYFGFTVHLLNLALRAYISGHAPWSDAYESLVYISLASVLAGVLFFKHQSFALGAASLFASVSLLVAHLNFINPQITNLVPVLKSFWLSVHVSVITASYGFLGFSFVLGLLGLLLMAIKNQKNEQKLSEQIRYLAATDELSLIIGLSLLTIGNFLGGVWANESWGRYWGWDSKESWSYITIIIYAIALHLRFIPRLKNIFAFLVASVLSFGSVIFTYFGVNFYLSGLHSYANGDGFSVSNLLYLLLMLLALLIAFAYRGKDIKEI; encoded by the coding sequence ATGAGAATTTTAAATATCTACCGCTTGTCTTTGATATTATTATTTATTCTTGCTTTTGGTGCAGGGCTTGCGACTTTTTTAGAAAATTTTTATGACACACAAACGGCCAGAGTGCTTGTTTATGAAGCGCTTTGGTACGAGTGTGTTATGCTTGCTTGCACTATTTGTTTGGCTATCAGTATCGTAAAAACCAAGATGTATAAAAAATTTGGCGCATTTTTGATACATCTTGCTTTTATCGTTATCTTCATTGGGGCTGCGCTTACAAGGTATTTTGGCGAAGAGGGCGTTATGCATCTTAGAACCTTGCAAAGCTCAAATGTAATGCAAAGCGTCAAGCCTTATCTTATAGTCGAAATGCTTGGAGAAAATTTTAGTTATCCATTAAAATTAAGCTTATTTGGTAAAAACGACTTTGAGTTTAAAAATTTTATAGACGGCAAAGAATTTATAATTAACTTGCTTGGATATAAAAAAGATGAGAAAAACGCTCCTGCTACGCTTAGTTTAGAGATAAGTTTTAACGGCGAAAAAAAGAGTGTTAAGCTAAAAGGCGGAGCCGGATATGAGCTAGAGCCAAGTGTGCTAAGTTTTGGTGGGCAAGAGGTGAAATTTTACTTTAGCTCAAAGGCTTTAAATTTACCATTTTCATTAAAACTTGATGAGTTCATTTTGGAGCGATATGCAGGGCTAAATACTCCATCATCTTATACAAGTAAAGTAAGTATCGCTGGCAGTAAGTACGACATCTCGCTAAATAATCCACTAACGATTGATGGCTATAAAATTTTTCAGTCTTCATACGATCCTGACGAGCTTGGAAGTGCTTTTGAGATCAGCCGTGATCCTGGCAAAATCCCAACTTATATCGGATATTTTTTGCTTTGCGTTGGCTTTGCGGCAAATTTATTTAGCAAAAATAGCCGATTTTTTAGGCTGCTAAATTTCATAAAAGGCTCTCAAATAGCATTTTTGGCTGTTCTTTTATTAAGCGCAACTCCAAATTTTGCCAATGAAAATAATAAAAATTTAGACGCTCATGCAAGCAAATTTGCCAAAATTTTGACTCAAGCTGACAGCAGAATCGCTCCAGCTGGCTCTTACTCAAGAGCTGTGATAAGCAAAATTTCAACCAAAACGACGCTATTTGGGCTTAGCAGCGAGGAGCTAATGCTCTCTTTTGCCATCTCGCCAAAAGAGTGGATGGGCAAAAGGATAGTAAAGATCACAAGTGAGCGCGTAGGCGAGCTTTTGGGTGTTAATGAAAAATTTGCTAGTTTTAACGATGTCTTTAACGAAAATGGCGAGTACAAGCTGGCTAAATTTGTAGAAGCTGCAAATGAAAAATCCGCCTCTAAAAGAGATAAATTTGACAACGACGTGATCAAATTTGACGAGAGATTAAATGTCTTGTATCTTGCACTAAAGGGGGAAATTTTAAAATTTATCCCAGCTAAAAATGGCGATAAATTAACGTGGCTAGGCGTAAATGAAGCCTTTGGCTCAGGTGAAATTTCAAGTGAGCTTAAAAGTATTTTAGGCGCTTATATAGAAAATTTAAGCCTTTGTGTAAAAAGTGGCGAGTGTAAAGAGGCTGATAGGAGCTTGGAGAAAATTTCAAGCTATCAAAGAAGCATTCTAGGCTCTCTTGCGCCAAGCGAGGCAAAGGTGGAGCTTGAAGTGCTTTATAATCAAATGGAAATTTTTAAATTTCTTATATATTTTTACATGATTCTTGGATTAGTTTCGCTTGCTCTTGGCTTTTATAGGCTCTTTGCTGGAAAGAAATTTAGATTTGAAAAAGCGCTTAGCCTTGCATTTTATTTTGGCTTTACGGTGCATTTGTTAAATTTAGCTCTTCGTGCTTATATCTCAGGGCATGCACCTTGGAGTGATGCCTATGAGAGCTTAGTGTATATCTCGCTTGCAAGTGTACTAGCTGGAGTTTTATTTTTTAAACATCAAAGCTTTGCTCTTGGAGCCGCTTCACTTTTTGCAAGTGTAAGCTTGCTTGTCGCTCATCTAAATTTTATAAATCCACAAATAACAAATCTAGTCCCAGTTTTAAAGTCATTTTGGCTTAGCGTGCATGTAAGTGTCATCACGGCAAGCTACGGCTTTTTGGGCTTTAGCTTTGTGCTTGGGCTTCTTGGGCTTCTTTTAATGGCTATAAAAAATCAAAAAAACGAGCAAAAGCTTAGTGAGCAGATAAGATACCTCGCTGCAACTGATGAGCTAAGCCTCATCATAGGACTTAGCTTGCTAACTATTGGAAATTTCCTTGGTGGCGTCTGGGCGAATGAGAGCTGGGGTAGATACTGGGGCTGGGACAGCAAAGAGAGCTGGTCGTACATTACGATAATTATTTATGCCATTGCGCTTCATTTAAGATTTATCCCAAGATTAAAAAATATTTTTGCCTTTTTGGTAGCTAGCGTGCTCTCTTTTGGTTCAGTTATTTTTACCTATTTTGGTGTAAATTTCTATCTAAGCGGACTTCACTCATACGCAAATGGCGATGGATTTAGCGTTTCAAATTTGCTTTATTTGCTTTTAATGCTCTTGGCTTTGCTAATCGCCTTTGCTTATAGAGGTAAGGATATAAAAGAGATTTAG
- a CDS encoding SEL1-like repeat protein yields MKKSLVLLFACLGLLNAGYIKEALNAKEDHNKLAQIYEDACDKEKKASGCYNLAVLYSRGDGNVKKDEAKAAMLYEKACDQNFSMACSNLGYAYEKGKGVEKDLEKAVKFYERACKDNEGCTELGLLYANGTGVTKDLKKAKELYEKACKAGDGIGCSNLVYLYAQGEGVEKDYAKAKANYEMACANEAGIGCDNLGFLYVYAQGVDQNLTKATKLYEQACIYGYEKGCNNYAIMLAEGKGVKEDVEKAREIFTRSCKNGLKEACENLEILGKH; encoded by the coding sequence ATGAAAAAGAGTTTAGTTTTATTGTTTGCTTGTTTGGGGCTATTAAATGCTGGCTATATCAAAGAGGCTTTAAACGCAAAAGAAGATCACAACAAGCTAGCACAAATTTATGAAGATGCTTGCGATAAAGAGAAAAAGGCATCAGGCTGCTACAATCTAGCTGTGCTTTACAGCAGAGGTGATGGTAATGTCAAAAAGGACGAAGCAAAGGCGGCGATGCTTTATGAGAAAGCTTGCGATCAAAATTTTTCTATGGCTTGCAGTAATCTTGGCTACGCCTATGAAAAAGGCAAAGGTGTGGAGAAAGACCTAGAAAAAGCGGTTAAATTTTATGAAAGAGCTTGTAAGGATAATGAGGGTTGCACGGAGCTTGGCTTGCTTTATGCAAATGGCACCGGCGTGACAAAGGATCTTAAAAAGGCAAAAGAGCTTTACGAAAAGGCTTGCAAGGCAGGTGATGGCATAGGATGTAGCAATCTCGTCTATCTATATGCGCAAGGTGAAGGTGTAGAGAAAGACTATGCAAAAGCCAAAGCAAACTACGAAATGGCTTGTGCAAACGAAGCTGGCATAGGGTGTGATAATCTCGGCTTTTTATATGTATATGCACAAGGCGTTGATCAAAACCTCACAAAAGCCACAAAACTTTATGAGCAAGCGTGTATATATGGATATGAAAAGGGCTGCAATAATTACGCTATCATGCTAGCTGAAGGTAAAGGCGTAAAAGAAGACGTGGAGAAAGCACGTGAAATTTTTACTAGAAGCTGCAAAAATGGCTTAAAAGAAGCGTGCGAGAATTTAGAAATTTTAGGAAAGCATTGA